The nucleotide window GGCGAGCCCCAGCGTCTTCGCCTGCGCGTTCATGAGATTCACCATCTCATCCTTGCTGCCGGCTACATACTCGCTTATGGCATAGGCCGCGTCATTGCCCGAAGCGACCATCATTGCCTTCATGAGGTCCTCCAGGGTGAAGACCTCGCCCTCCTTGAGATAGACCTGGCTTCCGCCGATCTTCGACGCCTCTTTCGATACGGTCACCTTGTCCGTGAGCTTGATGCCGCCCGTCGCGAGCCTTCCCATGACCACGTAGGCCACCATGAGCTTCGTTATGCTCGCGGGAGCCCGCCTTTCGTCCATGTTGCTCCCGTCTATCATCTTGCCGCCCTGGGCCTCGACAACGACAAAGGACCTGCAGGGAGGCTCGGCCTCCTTGCTCTGCCGCGCCGGCGGCGCTTTCTTCCCGGCGGCCCCCCGGGCCGCGGCCTCTGCCGTATAACTGACGAGGCACAACGATAGGGCGATAAACAATACCAATAGTTTTTTCATATCCTCCAAGTTCCTTACTCTACTTGCTCAATTTGTCCATAAACATTTTTATGAGGTCTATGGGCAACGGAAAGATTATGGTCGAGTTCTTCTCCGTTGATATCTCTATCAATGTCTGCAGATACCTCAACTGCAAAGACATCGGGTTCTGGGACAGGATCTCCGATGCCTCGGAAAGCTTTGTGGCCGCCTGAAATTCACCTTCGGCGCTGATAACCTTCGCCCTTCTCTCCCTCTCCGCCTCCGCCTGGCGCGCAATGGCCCGCTGCATTTCCTGAGGCAGATCTACATTCTTCACCTCGACGTTGGAGACTTTTATGCCCCAAGGTTCCGTATGGGTATCGAGAATATCCTGAAGCCTGTCGTTCAATTGCTCCCTGTGTGAAAGCAGGTCGTCGAGTTCGGCCTGACCGAGAACGCTTCTTAAGGTAGTCTGGGAAAGCTGGCTCGTCGCGTAGAGGTAGTTCTCCACGTCGATGATGGCCTTCAGGGGATCGACAACACGGAAGTAGACGACGGCGTTGACCTTGATGGAAACGTTGTCACGGGTTATGACATCCTGTGGAGGTACGTCAAGGACAACGGTCCGCAGGCTCACCTTCACCATGCGGTCAATGATCGGAATAAGGATGATGAGACCCGGCCCCTTCGGCGTGCCGAGCACCCGACCCAGCCTGAAGATCACACCCCTCTCGTATTCGTTCAATATCTTGATGGCGCTAAAAAGAAAGAACACGACGATAACGACGATAAACAGGATCGGAATGGAAAACATGCTCTTACCCTCCCTTTTTTCTTACCTTGATGACAAGCCCTTCCATCGCGGTGACCACGATCTCCTCGCCTTCATCGATCGCCTCGTCACTGTGGGCATTCCAGAGCTCACCGTGGACCATGACCTTTCCCTTGCCGCCTGCCGTTATGTTCGTCCGCGCTGTCCCCGTCTCCCCGAGAAGCCCCTCGGAGCCGGTCTTCACCCTGGACAACTGGGCCTTTACGGCAAAAGAGAGGATGCCGAAAACAAATATCGCCGATATGACAGCGACGATGAGGATGGTCGTGAAGGATATGGCAAGCGGGCTGCCCGGAAGGTCGACGAGCATGACCGAACCGATGACGACGGACACAATGCCTGCGATACCCAGAAGCCCGTGGCTGACTATCTTGACCTCCAGGATAAAGAATACGATACCCAGGAGGATCAATGCAAGCCCGGCAAAGCTGATGGGTATCGCCTGGAAGGCGTAGAGAGCGAGGATGAGAGAGATACCCCCGATGACACCGGGGAATATCGTGCCCGGGCTGTAGAACTCGAAAAGGATACCGTATATCCCGATCATCATGAGTATGTACGCCACGTTGGGATCGCTCACGTAGGCGAGGAAGCGGAACTTGAAGGGCATTGCGATCTCTGTCTTCTTCGCACCCTTCGTGCGCAGTACGACCTTTCCTTTCCTTGTCTCCACGGTCCTGCCGTCCATCTGTACCAGGAGGTCGTCTGTGGAATCGGCCACGACATCGATGACCTTTTGCGCCAGGGCATCCCTCGCCGTTATCGAGATGCTTTCCGTGACCGCCTTCGCAGCGAAATCAACGTTTCTTCCCCGCCTGGCGGCAATGCT belongs to Syntrophorhabdus sp. and includes:
- a CDS encoding slipin family protein, whose protein sequence is MFSIPILFIVVIVVFFLFSAIKILNEYERGVIFRLGRVLGTPKGPGLIILIPIIDRMVKVSLRTVVLDVPPQDVITRDNVSIKVNAVVYFRVVDPLKAIIDVENYLYATSQLSQTTLRSVLGQAELDDLLSHREQLNDRLQDILDTHTEPWGIKVSNVEVKNVDLPQEMQRAIARQAEAERERRAKVISAEGEFQAATKLSEASEILSQNPMSLQLRYLQTLIEISTEKNSTIIFPLPIDLIKMFMDKLSK
- a CDS encoding nodulation protein NfeD, whose translation is MKRLCFVIALICAVVLFASLSHAKDVYTVRIQGAINPPVAGFLGECIEKAGKADAEALVVLLDTPGGLDSSMRDIVKGIMDAPLPVVVYVAPPGARAASAGAIILLASHVAAMAPGTNAGAAHPVSIGKEKTDEVMMKKVVSDAEAYSKSIAARRGRNVDFAAKAVTESISITARDALAQKVIDVVADSTDDLLVQMDGRTVETRKGKVVLRTKGAKKTEIAMPFKFRFLAYVSDPNVAYILMMIGIYGILFEFYSPGTIFPGVIGGISLILALYAFQAIPISFAGLALILLGIVFFILEVKIVSHGLLGIAGIVSVVIGSVMLVDLPGSPLAISFTTILIVAVISAIFVFGILSFAVKAQLSRVKTGSEGLLGETGTARTNITAGGKGKVMVHGELWNAHSDEAIDEGEEIVVTAMEGLVIKVRKKGG